A stretch of DNA from Anopheles cruzii unplaced genomic scaffold, idAnoCruzAS_RS32_06 scaffold01111_ctg1, whole genome shotgun sequence:
TCACTATCCATGATTGcagaaacttcacaaaacagaaacaaactcaCTTTAACTTCGTACAGTTCCGTTCACGGCTCACTGCACCCCTACTCTGTACCACGATATCCGTGCAATAACTTGGTCGCCGAGCACAGAATAACCAGACACGATTATTCTATCTCCGTGCGCCACTAAAAATGCCACGAATACGTGCAGAACCGGGCAGAAAAGCTCCGAACTACAGAACACGacaaataaagtttgattttgttgagtcgcgatcaacaaataatacacgtaaaaacagttttgccaatcggcttcgttatttcttcttaaatacacgaacgcacgatcaaactttatttcactGCTATATCTCTTTCTAAGTCCACTTCCAGATCGCTACTGAATCATTTTCTCCCTCACCTTCAATATATATCCTCGGGTTTTTGCGCCCCCTGTCTTTTGGTCTACTACTTTGTTGTCAACCTAGATTCCAGGAATTTTCACTTCCGCATACGCTTTCCTAGAATGCtagttgcaacattgtatgtGTACcccgaattctcgtcgcaacattttatttacattttactaTCCCCGAAttatcgtcgcaacattctatgtgttcgctgaattctcgtcgcaacattcccCGGCCCGTAACTCTGTACCGGGATCAATTGGGACAGAGTTACCCTTAGTTATTTCTAGTCTTGCTAACTTCGCCACCGCTCTTCTGAAACTACCTGTTTTAGTACGCACCCAGGCTTGCCTGATGCGACCATCCTTAGAGACAATTAATTCTTCAACTATCCCTCGTacccaacattttcttttttctccttctactAGAAATACGAGTTCTCCCGTCTGAAGAGGTCTGGTTTCGTTAAACCATTTACTTCTTATGTTCAGAGTTGGAACATATTCCCGTATCCAACGTTCCCATAGAGCCCTTCCTAACTGTTGAGATCATTGGAAAGCATCGCGTAGGGCTACGTCCAGGGGTGGGGCAGGGAGGATCTCATTCGGCTGATTCGGCGACACCCCGCGCAGGAAATGATTTGGTGTGAGGGCTTCGGCATCTTCCGACTGCTGCGAGTTATAGATGAGCGGGCGTgagttgatgatgtcctcAGCTTCTACCAAGGCTGTCTGCAGGATCTCATCAGTCAGCTGCTTTCCGTCGTCCATAACCGCGAGCACCTCCTTCACCGAGCGAACTAGACGTTCCC
This window harbors:
- the LOC128276401 gene encoding uncharacterized protein LOC128276401, encoding MAIHRFIGRRGWPSEIFSDNGTNLRGASKEIANTVREIGADCADEMTNARTRWTFNPPAAPHMGGVWERLVRSVKEVLAVMDDGKQLTDEILQTALVEAEDIINSRPLIYNSQQSEDAEALTPNHFLRGVSPNQPNEILPAPPLDVALRDAFQ